The following DNA comes from Pelotomaculum isophthalicicum JI.
CAAGATCATCACGGACAGCACCAAAAAGCCAGCCAGGACACTAAAGCCCAGGCCACCGACATTGTCGCGGATAAAGGGGACCAGCACGCTTAAGCCAATATATCCGTAAACAACCGAAGGGATGCCGGCCAGCAGCTCAATAGCCGGCTGCAAGAAGCGCTGCCCCCAGAAAGGCGCGATTTCTACAATGAACACGGCGCATGTGATGCTTAAGGGGCCGCTTAACAAAACAGCCAGCATCGAGACGATAACCGAGCCGAATATAAAAGCCAGCACACCCACTTGCGGGCCGCCTTCCGCCGGCAGGCGGTCCGGCAGCCAATTGGCCGAGAATAAAAACTCTTTAACGCTTACACCGTAAACTGTGAAAGTTGACAATCCCTTTATTGAAATAAAAACAACAATGGTGACAGTGGAAACAATGGCTATCAGCGCCGCCCCGGTAGCCAGGCTTTTGCCCAGCAATTCATTACCGGCAAGATTTCCTAACCTTTTTGTAAAATTATTTTTCATAAGACTATTTATCTTTAGAATTAACGTTGACATTCTTTTGCTACCTCACTTCAGCTTCGAGGATCCCGTCTTCGTAATATCTTTTCTGACGCCTGGTCAATTCAGTTCTTTACGTTCGCCGGTCACAAGGTAGACAATCCGTTCGCCGATGTTGGTGGCGTGGTCGGCTATCCGCTCCAGATGACGGCTGGCGAACAAGAGAGCGGTGGCTTGATTGATGATCTTGGGGTTCTCCATCATATACACCAGCAATTCGCGAAAAACCTGGTTGTGCAGGCTGTCTACCAGTTCATCGTCCGCCGCCATTTTCAAAGCCAGTTCAACGTCCTCACGCACATAGGCGTCGAGCGCCTCTTTCACCATAGTCTGAGCCAATTGCGCCATCCGGGGAATATCGATCAGCGGCTTAATCAGCGGTTGATCCGCTATACGCCTGGCTATCTTAGCAATGTCACACGCTAAGTCACCCATCCGCTCCAGGTCGGTGATGATCATGAGCCCCGCTGCGATACGTCGCAAGTCCTTTGCCAACGGCTGCTGGGTGGCGATCAACTTCAAACACTTGTCCTCGATCAGCATTTCCTGATCATCGATCTGGACATCCCCGTCAATAACACTCTGAGCTAAACTTAGATCTTGTTTAGCCAGTGACTCCACCGCCCGGGCGATAGAGTCTTCAACGAAAATACCCATTTGTAAAATATCTTGCTGCAGTTCACTCAAAGCCTGATCAAAGGTTGTCCTGGTAGCCATAGATATTTTCCCCTCTTTTATCCTAGCCGAAGCGGCCGGTAATATAATCTTCCGTGCGCTTATCGCTGGGTTTAGTAAATATTGTTTCCGTGACGCCGTATTCAATCAGGTCGCCGCTCAGGAAAAAAGCGGTAACGCCTGAGACACGGGCGGCTTGCTGCATGTTATGGGTCACAATGATAATTGTATAGTCGTTTTTTAATACCTGAATCAATTCTTCGATCTTCATGGTAGCCAGGGGATCCAAGGCCGAAGTAGGCTCATCCATTAGCAGCACTTCCGGTTCCACCGCCAGCAACCTGGCTATACAAACCCGTTGCTGCTGACCGCCTGAAAGCCCCAGGGCGGACTTATACAATCTATCCTGAACCTCATCCCAGAGAACCGCGGCGCGCAGACTCTTTTCCACAATTTCATCAAGTTTGCGCTTGTTTTTTGTCCCGTGAATGCGCGGACCGTAGGCTATGTTATCGTATACCGACATCGGAAAAGGATTGGGGCGCTGAAAAACCATACCTATCCTCTTGCGCAGGTTTACCACATCCTCTTCCGGGCGGTAGATATCCTGGCCGTCAAGGAGAATCGCCCCATCTACCCTTACCCCTTCGATCAGGTCGTTCATCCTGTTCAAAGTGCGCAGAAACGTTGATTTGCCACAGCCGGACGGTCCGATAAGCGCTGTAACCTGGTTTTTTTCAACTTCCAGGTTAACATTTTTCAGCGCATGGAAGTCGCCGTAGCGCAGGTTCAAATTCTTTACCGATATCTTCGCTTGTGCCACTGCATTTGCCCCCTCAAGGAGGTATTCTAACCAAAATAAATATAGAACCTCTCACGACATCATAGCAATGCCAGGTTAGATTAATGTTATGCAATTGTTAAGATTAGATTAAAGAACAAAAACTGCCCATCGAGCAAGCAGGGACTGTTCTCCCTACCCCTGAGGGTAGCTAGAACAGTCCCTGCTTGTCCCTGCCCCAAATAAGACTACAATCTTATAGTTTTTTTCCCTTTCCAAGATATTAAGCTCTAATCTAGTACGGCCCAAAACCTCCTCAGTGAGATTCAGTGAGATTAGGCAATTATTTTATGCCCAATGGTCCCTAAAAGATGTTTTTAGTTCTCTTTAAAACGGTAGCCGACTCCCCGCACCGTCTCAATAAGACGCGGTCCTTCCGGCAGATGTTCAAGCTTTTGCCTGATATGACGAATGTGAACATCAATCGTTCGAGTATCGCCAAGATAGTCGTAACCCCAAACACTTTCAAGCAGTTGTTCCCGCGAGAACACTTTTCCCGGCCGGCGGGCCATAAAACGTAAGAGCTCAAATTCTTTTAAGGTGAACTCCTGCTTGATGCCGTCAACATAAACATCAAAACGGTCTTCATCAATAACCAGACGTCCAAAATCCATTAGAGACTTTTTTGTCGATTCATTTTTTCGTTCTTTTTCATGCCGAACGTTGCGAAGCCTGGCTTTAATCCTGGCTACCAATTCTCTGGGACTGAAAGGCTTGGTGACATAATCGTCAGCGCCTATTTCCAACCCGAGAACACGGTCCAATTCCTCAGCCTTGGCGCTAAGCATTATTATCGGAATATTTTTTGTCTTAGTATTCTTGCGCAGTTCCCGGCATACTTCAAGGCCGTCTATTTCCGGCAGCATGACATCAAGCACAATTAAATCAGGAGACTGCGTCCGGGCCAACTCAAGGCACTGAGCGCCATCGGCAGCTGATATCACCTGGTAACCTTCGCGTTCCAGGTTAAAACGAACCAGTTCCAAGATATGTTTTTCATCGTCCACTACCATAATAACGGGCATTTTTCCACCCTTTCTCATGGTTATTGAATAAACAATTTGTAAATAAAGCTATATATATATTATTACAGCTTGAACCGAACATAAAAGGTGGTTCCCGTAGAATAGGTTTCCACCTTTATTGCAGCTTTGTGCCTGGCGGCGATACCATAACAAACCGCCAGCCCCAAGCCTGTCCCGTTATCTTTGGTTGTGAAAAAAGGAGTGCCTATCTTTTCAAGTATATCCGGCTCGATCCCTTTGCCCTGATCCCGCAGCGACAAAACCACTTCATTATTATTATTATCCACGTATGTTCTGACATAAAGATTGCCGCCGGACGACATTGCCTCCAGCCCGTTGCGAGCAAGGTTGAGGATGAGTTGGCGAATTTCTTTCTCATCCAAAAGCAAGTCCGGGATTTCACCCAGTTCAACTTCAACAGATTTATTCGAGTTCATCGCGTCGGCAGCAAGTAACGGAGACAGAGATTTAATGATGGAATTGAGATTCTGCGCCTTTAAATCCACTGCCTTGTTCTTTGCCAGGGA
Coding sequences within:
- the phoU gene encoding phosphate signaling complex protein PhoU encodes the protein MATRTTFDQALSELQQDILQMGIFVEDSIARAVESLAKQDLSLAQSVIDGDVQIDDQEMLIEDKCLKLIATQQPLAKDLRRIAAGLMIITDLERMGDLACDIAKIARRIADQPLIKPLIDIPRMAQLAQTMVKEALDAYVREDVELALKMAADDELVDSLHNQVFRELLVYMMENPKIINQATALLFASRHLERIADHATNIGERIVYLVTGERKELN
- a CDS encoding response regulator transcription factor is translated as MPVIMVVDDEKHILELVRFNLEREGYQVISAADGAQCLELARTQSPDLIVLDVMLPEIDGLEVCRELRKNTKTKNIPIIMLSAKAEELDRVLGLEIGADDYVTKPFSPRELVARIKARLRNVRHEKERKNESTKKSLMDFGRLVIDEDRFDVYVDGIKQEFTLKEFELLRFMARRPGKVFSREQLLESVWGYDYLGDTRTIDVHIRHIRQKLEHLPEGPRLIETVRGVGYRFKEN
- the pstC gene encoding phosphate ABC transporter permease subunit PstC, whose translation is MSTLILKINSLMKNNFTKRLGNLAGNELLGKSLATGAALIAIVSTVTIVVFISIKGLSTFTVYGVSVKEFLFSANWLPDRLPAEGGPQVGVLAFIFGSVIVSMLAVLLSGPLSITCAVFIVEIAPFWGQRFLQPAIELLAGIPSVVYGYIGLSVLVPFIRDNVGGLGFSVLAGFLVLSVMILPTIVSILTDSLKSLPREYKEAALALGSTRWQAIRLVLIPAARSGLVTGVVLGLARAFGEALAVQMVIGNTRKIPTSILDPVITLTSAITMDMGNTPMGSLWNNTLWSMGLFLLIMSFFFILVVRYGVRKGGITR
- the pstB gene encoding phosphate ABC transporter ATP-binding protein PstB, whose translation is MAQAKISVKNLNLRYGDFHALKNVNLEVEKNQVTALIGPSGCGKSTFLRTLNRMNDLIEGVRVDGAILLDGQDIYRPEEDVVNLRKRIGMVFQRPNPFPMSVYDNIAYGPRIHGTKNKRKLDEIVEKSLRAAVLWDEVQDRLYKSALGLSGGQQQRVCIARLLAVEPEVLLMDEPTSALDPLATMKIEELIQVLKNDYTIIIVTHNMQQAARVSGVTAFFLSGDLIEYGVTETIFTKPSDKRTEDYITGRFG